The Nocardioides ochotonae genome segment TCCAGGCACTGCTCGCTGAACTCCTGCCAGGGCAGGCGAAACGCGACCTCACCACGGGTCAGGCCAAAACGATGCTGGCCAGCGTGAGGCCGCGCGACATCGCCGGGAAGACCCGCCGACGCATCGCCTCCGAGGAACTTGCCGAACTCGTCTCGGTCGAGGCCAAGATCAAGAAGGCCACCGCCGAACTGAAGTCGATCGTCTTGGCCCGAGGCTCCCGGCTGATGGACCTTCATGGTGTTGGCCCCGTCGTGGCAGCCCGTGTCCTGGCCGACGTCGGTGACGTGACCCGCTTCGCCGACCGCAACCGCTTCGCGTCCTGGACGGGCACCGCACCCCTCGACGCCTCCTCTGGTGAGCAGAACCGACACCGTCTCTCACGTGCCGGGAACCGGCGGATGAACCACATGATCCACATCGCCGCGATCAGCCAGATCCGGCTCGACACCGACGGCCGCGCCTACTACCGACGCAAGCGAGCCGAGGGCAAGAAGCCCCTCGAGGCGATCCGCTGCCTCAAGCGCAGGATCTCAGATGCGATCTACCGCCAACTCCTCGAGGACGCTCAACGCGCCGCCGTCGAGGACGTTGGCACGGGTCCGGGAGGGCACTGCAGGGCGTCTCAAAATCCAGCGCGGTCGACCTTCCCCTGCTCATCGACACTTCGGATCAGCCACTTCCCGGACCCGCGGACAAGACGCTACGCCGGACCGGTTGGCAACAGAAGGGAGCCGGTAAGACGCCGGCGTGGGATGCTCGTATGGGCCGGCACCCGCTGCGT includes the following:
- a CDS encoding IS110 family RNA-guided transposase, yielding MSQKVEQVIIGVDPHKLSVTIEVVGQREQMLGSGRFTTDRAGYAAMRSYARKWPDRVWAVEGSNGAGRPLAQRLLEDGEYVVDVPAKPAARVRLFDTGHNRKTDAHDAHAVAAVAVRTTTLRVLQHDGELEALRMLTDRREALTRRRVQTVDRLQALLAELLPGQAKRDLTTGQAKTMLASVRPRDIAGKTRRRIASEELAELVSVEAKIKKATAELKSIVLARGSRLMDLHGVGPVVAARVLADVGDVTRFADRNRFASWTGTAPLDASSGEQNRHRLSRAGNRRMNHMIHIAAISQIRLDTDGRAYYRRKRAEGKKPLEAIRCLKRRISDAIYRQLLEDAQRAAVEDVGTGPGGHCRASQNPARSTFPCSSTLRISHFPDPRTRRYAGPVGNRREPVRRRRGMLVWAGTRCVWKPDVPSQRKPLRA